A genomic stretch from Aedes albopictus strain Foshan chromosome 2, AalbF5, whole genome shotgun sequence includes:
- the LOC109429036 gene encoding UDP-glycosyltransferase UGT5, protein MLKNTLPLLLLSALAWHHADSSRILAVFVFPGRSHWMMIDAILNGLLDRGHQVTCIANYPLSRKHENYTELRVTPIYDFWKNSVKVESLYDLTEISIHRMLMDFLYSLGLETAQHGFTRENVRDFIRNDDSHFDLILAEQFYQEAYLMFAHKYKAPIVSVGTFGFAHYMGPMMGMMNMYSHVPHEFLPFMDKMSFPQRIYNTAVSLYEQTLRTFYYLPQQEVMAKENFGHLPGPLPNVADLERQVSVVLLNSYYPLTTSRARVPGMVQVGGLHIKQPKPLPEDLKKFLDGATHGAIYFSLGTNLKSSDMPRDKLEAILNVFRSMKQRVVWKYEDESVKGLPSNVMIKPWLPQSDILAHPNVKVFITHGGLLGTQEGVYRAVPMLGIPIYCDQHLNMNKAVLGGYAVRLYFPNITETSFRWALEELLYKPEYKKNMDRVSGVFRDRPVPALDEAVYWVEYVIRHKGAPQLRSAGLDLPWVSFALLDVLALAVGIVLVVVWVLRKLVMLFQNDSKPKRKAE, encoded by the exons ATG CTTAAAAACACCCTACCTCTCCTGCTTCTAAGTGCCCTCGCGTGGCACCATGCAGATTCATCCCGCATTCTTGCCGTGTTTGTATTTCCCGGCCGTAGCCACTGGATGATGATCGATGCCATCCTGAATGGGCTGCTTGATCGAGGCCATCAGGTTACTTGCATCGCTAACTACCCACTCTCTAGAAAACACGAGAATTACACCGAACTGCGGGTgactccgatatatgatttctggaagaattccgtcaaGGTTGAGTCGCTATACGATCTGACAGAGATATCCATCCACCGAATGCTGATGGACTTCTTGTACAGCTTGGGACTGGAGACGGCACAGCATGGATTCACCAGGGAAAATGTTCGGGACTTCATACGGAACGATGACAGTCATTTCGATCTGATCTTGGCCGAGCAGTTTTACCAGGAGGCGTACCTTATGTTTGCCCACAAGTACAAGGCTCCCATTGTTAGTGTAG GAACATTCGGATTCGCACATTACATGGGTCCAATGATGGGCATGATGAACATGTACTCGCATGTGCCTCACGAGTTTCTACCGTTCATGGACAAGATGAGCTTCCCGCAGCGCATTTACAACACGGCGGTGTCGTTGTACGAGCAGACGTTGCGCACCTTCTATTATCTTCCTCAGCAGGAAGTAATGGCGAAGGAAAACTTTGGACATCTTCCCGGCCCTCTACCCAACGTCGCCGATCTTGAACGGCAAGTTTCAGTTGTTTTACTAAACAGTTACTATCCTTTGACGACGTCCCGAGCTCGCGTTCCCGGCATGGTTCAGGTCGGAGGACTGCACATCAAGCAACCTAAGCCTCTGCCGGAggatttgaagaaattcttggacggaGCCACACATGGAGCTATCTATTTCAGCTTGGGTACGAACCTGAAGAGTTCCGACATGCCGCGGGACAAACTGGAAGCAATCCTGAACGTGTTTCGATCGATGAAACAGCGCGTGGTGTGGAAATATGAGGACGAGTCGGTCAAAGGTCTACCAAGTAATGTGATGATCAAACCTTGGCTGCCGCAGAGTGACATTCTGGCTCATCCGAATGTGAAGGTGTTCATTACCCATGGAGGGCTTCTGGGAACTCAGGAGGGAGTCTACCGAGCGGTTCCTATGCTGGGTATACCGATCTACTGTGATCAACACTTGAACATGAATAAGGCCGTGCTCGGCGGGTACGCAGTTCGATTGTACTTCCCGAACATAACTGAGACTTCATTCCGATGGGCTTTGGAGGAGCTGCTGTACAAACCGGAGTACAAGAAGAATATGGATAGGGTCTCCGGGGTGTTTAGGGATCGGCCGGTACCAGCACTGGACGAGGCCGTGTATTGGGTGGAGTATGTGATTCGACACAAAGGGGCACCTCAGTTACGATCGGCAGGATTGGACCTACCGTGGGTTAGCTTCGCCCTATTGGATGTGCTGGCATTGGCAGTTGGAATTGTTTTGGTCGTTGTGTGGGTTCTGAGAAAATTGGTGATGCTCTTCCAGAATGATTCGAAACCGAAAAGGAAAGCTGAATAA